The Hugenholtzia roseola DSM 9546 genome contains a region encoding:
- a CDS encoding DUF294 nucleotidyltransferase-like domain-containing protein, which translates to MSLDHILADTLDFLAQYPPFDNLSASELSLLGKSAKLAYYEKNEEVVRQGDAPAPHFFVVKKGKVDVLQTDEGRTVLVDVCGKGDMFGLRAILAQNPYIATCKAAEDSLVYWISKSAFEQVVNQNPKVALFLAAGFASGVVIFKPEEALSSTLEVQKNQATKSIIQAQFTNSDFLEVFTERKLIRCAPTCTIQEVAQMMTQHNIGSMLITDTEGLPLGIVTDSDLRKKVVAQTERIKQNPISSIMSAPVKTIAPKKTVSEMMLLMTKFKITHLCITQDGSTQSAAIGIVSQRDLLLAQGNQPAILVKEMSRAQSVAQLKSLRLRTQNLVQAYLNQQVGIGFIADIITEINDLLTQKAIDFAIEALQQAGKPLPACQFTWLALGSQGRKEQLLPTDQDNALIFHDPQNSLDIETLKGYFLELAQLVNDTLAEVGFEKCPADMMASNPKWCLSLEEWQTTFAHWVATPDNQAILHSNIFFDFRPLGGYQNPANPELSETLRQSIFTQIERYPIFKGFWAKSALQNPPPLSFFKGFMVEKTGDQKDQFDIKARAMMPLTDAARLLAYKYKLSETYSTAERFRAVGQIAEEKEPHLANICKAAAMAYEILMQQRAHEGIRHQTAGRFINPQGLNKLERQTLRNIFKTIEKLQEVFEVRYQLNYFK; encoded by the coding sequence ATGTCCCTCGACCACATTCTTGCCGATACCCTCGACTTTTTGGCACAATATCCGCCCTTTGATAACCTTTCTGCTTCGGAACTCTCACTTTTAGGCAAAAGTGCAAAACTTGCCTATTACGAAAAAAATGAAGAAGTTGTCCGACAAGGCGACGCGCCTGCGCCTCACTTTTTTGTTGTCAAGAAAGGCAAAGTAGATGTCTTACAGACCGACGAGGGGCGAACCGTCTTGGTAGATGTCTGTGGCAAAGGCGATATGTTTGGGCTGCGTGCGATTTTGGCACAAAACCCCTATATCGCGACCTGCAAAGCCGCCGAAGATTCATTGGTCTATTGGATTTCGAAGTCCGCCTTCGAGCAAGTGGTGAATCAAAATCCGAAAGTTGCGCTCTTTTTAGCGGCAGGATTCGCCTCTGGCGTTGTGATTTTCAAGCCCGAAGAAGCCCTAAGTTCTACTTTGGAAGTGCAGAAAAATCAGGCTACCAAATCAATCATACAAGCCCAATTCACCAATAGCGATTTTTTAGAAGTCTTTACCGAAAGAAAACTCATCCGCTGTGCGCCTACTTGCACCATTCAGGAAGTAGCGCAAATGATGACTCAACACAACATCGGCTCGATGCTCATTACCGATACCGAAGGGCTGCCGTTGGGTATCGTTACCGATTCCGACCTACGCAAAAAAGTAGTGGCACAGACCGAGCGCATCAAACAAAATCCGATAAGTAGCATCATGAGTGCGCCTGTCAAGACCATTGCACCCAAGAAAACCGTTTCGGAAATGATGCTTTTGATGACCAAATTCAAAATTACTCACCTTTGCATCACACAAGACGGTAGTACGCAAAGTGCCGCCATAGGGATTGTTTCACAGCGCGACTTGCTTTTGGCACAGGGCAATCAGCCTGCCATTTTGGTCAAGGAAATGAGCCGCGCACAGAGCGTTGCCCAACTCAAATCGTTGCGCCTGCGTACCCAAAATTTGGTGCAGGCATATCTCAACCAACAAGTAGGCATTGGTTTTATAGCCGATATTATTACAGAAATCAATGATTTACTGACACAAAAAGCGATAGATTTTGCCATCGAAGCGTTACAACAGGCAGGCAAGCCCCTACCTGCTTGTCAATTTACTTGGTTGGCTTTGGGAAGTCAGGGTAGGAAAGAACAACTCCTGCCCACCGACCAAGACAATGCCTTAATTTTTCACGACCCTCAAAATAGTTTGGATATAGAAACGCTTAAAGGTTACTTTTTGGAATTGGCGCAACTTGTCAATGATACCTTAGCCGAAGTAGGTTTCGAAAAATGTCCCGCCGATATGATGGCATCTAACCCCAAATGGTGCTTATCGCTCGAAGAGTGGCAAACGACCTTTGCCCATTGGGTAGCCACTCCCGACAATCAGGCTATTTTGCACAGCAATATTTTCTTCGATTTTCGTCCGTTAGGTGGTTATCAAAATCCTGCAAACCCCGAACTAAGTGAGACCCTGCGCCAAAGCATTTTTACACAAATAGAACGATACCCTATTTTCAAGGGCTTTTGGGCAAAATCTGCCCTACAAAATCCGCCTCCCCTTAGCTTTTTCAAAGGCTTTATGGTAGAAAAAACAGGCGACCAAAAAGACCAATTCGACATCAAGGCACGCGCCATGATGCCCCTAACAGATGCTGCTCGCCTCTTGGCGTATAAATACAAACTAAGCGAAACGTATAGTACCGCCGAAAGATTTAGAGCCGTCGGACAAATAGCAGAAGAAAAAGAGCCGCATTTAGCCAATATCTGCAAAGCAGCAGCAATGGCATACGAAATTTTGATGCAGCAACGCGCTCACGAGGGCATCAGACACCAAACCGCAGGGCGTTTTATCAACCCACAGGGACTCAACAAATTAGAACGACAGACCCTGCGCAATATCTTTAAGACCATAGAAAAATTACAAGAAGTATTTGAGGTACGCTATCAGTTAAATTATTTTAAATAA
- the lepA gene encoding translation elongation factor 4: protein MKKIRNFCIIAHIDHGKSTLADRLLQFTKTIDERQMQNQVLDDMDLERERGITIKSHAIQMNYTAKDGQEYVLNLIDTPGHVDFSYEVSRSIAACEGALLIVDAAQGIEAQTISNLYLAIGNDLTIIPVMNKIDLPSAQPEVVADEIIGLIGCKRDEIISASAKEGIGIEDILEAIVERIPAPKGDPDAPLQALIFDSVFNSYRGIEVYFRIMNGSLRKGEKVKFMATGKEYDADEIGVLKLTQEPREEMTTGNVGYLISGIKQAKEVKVGDTITKVERPCKEPIAGFENVKPMVFAGIYPVETSEFEDLRAAMEKLQLNDAALVWEPETSAALGFGFRCGFLGMLHMEIVQERLEREFDMTVIMTVPSVKFLAHTTRGEQIFVSAPSEMPSPAVLDYIEEPFIKASIITKSEFLGAVIKLCMERRTIMLNQSFLTPERVELVLEMPLAEIVFDFYDKLKSFSRGYASFDYELIDLRRSHLVKLDILLNGDPVDALSAIVHRDKAYEWGKRICENLKELLPRQQFEIAVQAAIGTKVIARETIKALRKNVIAKCYGGDISRKRKLLEKQKKGKKRMRQIGSVEVPQEAFMAVLKIN from the coding sequence ATGAAAAAAATTCGCAATTTCTGTATTATCGCCCACATCGACCATGGCAAAAGTACCTTAGCCGACCGCCTCTTACAATTTACCAAGACCATCGACGAGCGTCAGATGCAAAATCAAGTCTTGGACGATATGGACTTAGAGCGTGAGCGCGGTATCACCATCAAGAGCCATGCGATTCAGATGAATTACACCGCCAAAGATGGTCAGGAGTACGTCCTTAATCTTATCGACACGCCCGGACACGTCGACTTTTCCTATGAAGTATCGCGCTCGATAGCTGCCTGCGAAGGTGCGCTCCTGATTGTAGATGCGGCACAGGGCATCGAGGCACAAACGATTTCAAATCTTTACTTGGCTATCGGTAATGATTTGACCATCATCCCTGTGATGAATAAAATAGACCTGCCCAGCGCACAGCCCGAAGTAGTCGCTGATGAAATTATCGGTCTGATAGGCTGCAAGCGCGACGAAATTATTTCGGCAAGTGCCAAAGAAGGTATCGGCATCGAGGATATTTTAGAAGCCATCGTCGAGCGTATTCCCGCCCCCAAAGGCGACCCTGATGCGCCCCTGCAAGCCCTGATTTTTGATTCGGTCTTCAATTCCTATCGCGGCATCGAGGTCTATTTTCGCATCATGAACGGTTCGCTGCGCAAAGGCGAAAAGGTCAAATTTATGGCGACGGGTAAAGAATACGACGCTGACGAAATTGGCGTTTTGAAGCTCACCCAAGAGCCACGCGAGGAGATGACGACAGGCAACGTAGGCTACCTCATTTCGGGTATCAAGCAGGCAAAGGAGGTAAAAGTAGGCGATACGATTACGAAAGTAGAACGCCCTTGTAAAGAGCCGATTGCAGGTTTTGAGAACGTCAAGCCGATGGTTTTTGCAGGTATTTATCCTGTGGAAACGAGCGAATTTGAAGATTTGCGTGCGGCAATGGAAAAATTGCAACTCAATGATGCCGCCTTAGTTTGGGAGCCTGAAACGTCGGCTGCCTTGGGCTTTGGCTTCCGCTGCGGCTTTTTGGGCATGCTGCACATGGAAATTGTGCAGGAACGTTTGGAGCGCGAATTTGATATGACCGTTATCATGACCGTTCCTTCGGTGAAGTTTTTGGCACATACCACACGCGGCGAGCAGATTTTTGTCAGTGCGCCTTCCGAAATGCCCTCACCTGCCGTTTTAGACTACATCGAGGAGCCTTTCATCAAAGCCTCTATCATCACCAAATCGGAATTTTTGGGAGCGGTCATCAAACTTTGTATGGAAAGACGCACCATTATGCTCAATCAGTCCTTTCTCACGCCTGAAAGGGTAGAATTGGTATTGGAAATGCCTTTGGCAGAGATTGTATTTGATTTTTACGACAAACTCAAATCCTTTTCACGCGGTTATGCTTCTTTCGATTACGAACTTATCGACTTGCGCCGCTCACACTTGGTCAAGCTCGATATCTTGCTCAACGGCGACCCCGTAGATGCGCTCTCGGCGATTGTCCATCGCGATAAGGCTTATGAATGGGGCAAGCGCATTTGTGAAAACCTCAAAGAACTCCTACCGCGCCAGCAGTTTGAAATTGCGGTGCAGGCAGCCATTGGTACGAAGGTGATTGCACGCGAAACCATCAAGGCTTTGCGCAAAAACGTTATCGCCAAATGTTATGGTGGCGATATTTCGCGTAAGCGCAAACTTTTGGAAAAGCAGAAAAAAGGCAAGAAACGCATGCGTCAAATCGGCTCGGTAGAAGTGCCGCAAGAGGCGTTTATGGCAGTTTTGAAAATCAACTAA
- a CDS encoding DUF4159 domain-containing protein yields MLCWLLPLSSEAHFALSPQKYSYKIAKLRYNGGGDWYANKTSLPNLIAFCNKNLGTNIEPDEEVVEVGSPDIFLYPFIHMTGHGNVVFSPDEAANLRRYLISGGFLHIDDNYGMDKFIRTELKKVFPELELVELPFSHPIYQLKYKFPNGLPKVHEHEGKAPQGFGLLYQGRLVCFYSYESDLGNGWEDQIIYNDPEEIRQEALKMGANLILYAFTQAQ; encoded by the coding sequence ATGCTCTGCTGGCTGCTGCCACTTTCGAGCGAAGCGCATTTTGCCCTTTCACCACAAAAATATAGCTATAAAATTGCCAAATTGCGCTACAATGGGGGGGGCGATTGGTATGCGAATAAAACTTCTTTGCCTAATCTGATTGCTTTTTGTAACAAAAATTTAGGTACAAACATCGAACCTGACGAAGAAGTAGTAGAAGTGGGCAGCCCCGACATTTTTCTCTACCCCTTTATCCACATGACAGGGCATGGCAATGTTGTTTTTTCACCCGACGAGGCGGCAAACCTGCGCCGCTACCTCATTTCAGGGGGCTTTCTGCACATAGACGACAATTACGGCATGGATAAATTTATCCGTACCGAACTCAAAAAAGTTTTCCCCGAACTCGAATTAGTAGAACTCCCTTTTTCGCACCCCATTTACCAACTCAAATATAAGTTTCCCAACGGCTTGCCAAAAGTTCACGAGCATGAAGGAAAAGCACCACAAGGTTTTGGGTTGCTTTATCAAGGTAGGCTGGTCTGTTTTTATTCTTATGAATCGGATTTAGGAAACGGTTGGGAAGACCAAATCATCTATAACGACCCCGAAGAAATCCGACAAGAAGCCCTCAAAATGGGCGCAAACCTCATTCTCTACGCCTTTACACAAGCCCAATAG
- a CDS encoding SDR family NAD(P)-dependent oxidoreductase, producing the protein MNTREPKTVLITGASTGIGLEFAKIFAQNGYDLVLVARTKSKLEALAQELSAAKGIKTWVFAYDLSLPESATLLFEACQSANLTIDYLVNNAGFGDYGAFHESQWQKQADMIQLNIQTLTHLTHLFLPQMISNRKGKILNVASIAAFQPGPYMSVYFATKAYVLSFSEALAAELEGTGVTITALCPGPTESEFFKNAEAQDSNLVKGKKLPTAKEVAQYGYERLQAGDAVAIHGAVNFILANTSRFVPRSLVTKISKIVMKK; encoded by the coding sequence ATGAATACAAGAGAGCCAAAAACAGTCCTTATCACAGGTGCATCTACGGGCATAGGTTTGGAATTTGCCAAAATATTTGCCCAAAATGGATATGATTTGGTCTTGGTAGCACGCACCAAAAGCAAATTAGAAGCCTTAGCCCAAGAGCTATCCGCTGCCAAAGGCATCAAAACTTGGGTCTTTGCCTACGATTTAAGCCTGCCAGAAAGTGCCACGCTACTTTTTGAAGCCTGCCAAAGTGCTAATCTGACGATAGATTATTTGGTCAATAATGCAGGTTTTGGCGATTATGGCGCGTTTCACGAAAGCCAATGGCAAAAACAAGCCGATATGATACAACTCAATATCCAAACGCTGACGCACCTAACGCACCTTTTTCTGCCCCAAATGATAAGCAATCGAAAAGGCAAAATTTTGAACGTCGCCTCTATTGCCGCCTTCCAGCCCGGTCCTTATATGAGTGTTTATTTTGCGACAAAAGCCTACGTCCTTAGCTTTTCAGAAGCCCTCGCTGCCGAATTGGAAGGTACAGGCGTAACGATTACGGCACTCTGCCCCGGTCCTACTGAAAGCGAATTTTTCAAAAACGCCGAAGCCCAAGATAGCAATTTGGTCAAGGGGAAAAAATTGCCTACCGCCAAAGAAGTAGCACAATACGGCTATGAACGCCTGCAAGCAGGTGATGCCGTCGCGATTCATGGGGCAGTCAATTTTATTTTAGCCAACACTTCGCGCTTTGTGCCGCGTAGCCTTGTAACCAAAATCTCTAAAATTGTGATGAAAAAATAG
- the ung gene encoding uracil-DNA glycosylase, whose protein sequence is MNESPKPLDVKMEASWKAVLQAEFEKDYFHQLTEFVRKEYQTETIYPPAKLIFHAFEKTPFEQVRVVILGQDPYHGAGQAQGLSFSVNEGVSIPPSLRNIFKEVQANFGGTIPKSGNLERWAEQGVLLLNAVLTVRAAKPASHQKKGWEVFTDAVIKALSEQKEGVVFMLWGKYAQDKGRVIDTKKHLVLNAPHPSPMAQGFLGCEHFKMANAYLAQRNEKEIVW, encoded by the coding sequence ATGAACGAATCGCCCAAACCGCTTGATGTAAAAATGGAAGCCTCTTGGAAGGCAGTGCTTCAAGCCGAATTTGAAAAGGATTATTTTCATCAACTAACCGAATTTGTCCGAAAGGAATACCAAACCGAAACCATTTATCCTCCTGCCAAACTCATCTTTCATGCCTTTGAAAAGACTCCCTTCGAGCAGGTGCGTGTCGTTATTTTGGGACAAGACCCCTACCATGGCGCAGGACAGGCACAAGGGCTTAGTTTTTCGGTGAACGAGGGCGTGTCCATTCCGCCTTCTTTGCGCAATATTTTCAAAGAAGTACAAGCCAATTTTGGGGGTACAATTCCCAAATCGGGCAATTTAGAACGTTGGGCAGAGCAAGGCGTACTTTTGCTCAACGCCGTCTTGACGGTACGCGCTGCCAAACCTGCTTCGCACCAGAAAAAAGGTTGGGAAGTCTTTACTGATGCCGTTATCAAAGCCTTATCCGAACAAAAAGAAGGCGTAGTTTTTATGCTTTGGGGCAAATATGCCCAAGATAAAGGCAGAGTAATTGATACAAAAAAACATTTAGTTTTAAATGCACCGCACCCTTCGCCTATGGCACAAGGCTTTTTGGGTTGTGAACATTTTAAAATGGCAAATGCGTATTTGGCACAAAGAAACGAAAAAGAAATTGTTTGGTAG
- the amaB gene encoding L-piperidine-6-carboxylate dehydrogenase yields the protein METLAPTAISEMLETLGIKAINPAYSTGLEWGSTTEKRATREVFSPADGEKIASVRLALPSDYKHVIETAKAAFPIWRAMPAPKRGEIVRQIGEALRQYKEPLGKLVTYEMGKIYQEGLGEVQEMIDICDFAVGLSRQLYGLTMHSERPNHRMYEQYHPLGIVGIISAFNFPVAVWSWNAMLAAVCGDVCVWKPSEKTPLTAIACQHIIADVLRRNNLPEGIFSIIIGDAEIGKLMAEDKNVPLVSATGSTRMGKAVGEIVGKRLGRSLLELGGNNAIIITPNADIEMAIRATVFGAVGTCGQRCTTTRRLIVHKDVYETVKERLVKIYASLRIGNPLESSTLVGPLIDAEAVAMFKKALEKVQAEGGKLITGGEILDQKGNYVKPAIVEAQNHYEMVQEETFAPILYLLKYEGSVEQAIDIQNDVKQGLSSSIFTANMHEAETFLAAWGSDCGIANVNIGTSGAEIGGAFGGEKETGGGRESGSDSWKVYMRRQTNTINYGKDLPLAQGIEFNV from the coding sequence ATGGAAACCCTTGCACCTACCGCAATTAGCGAAATGTTAGAAACTTTGGGCATCAAAGCCATCAATCCTGCCTATTCTACAGGGTTGGAATGGGGCAGCACCACCGAAAAACGCGCGACGCGCGAAGTCTTTTCGCCTGCTGATGGTGAAAAAATCGCCTCTGTGCGCTTGGCACTGCCTTCCGACTACAAGCACGTCATTGAAACGGCAAAGGCGGCGTTCCCTATCTGGCGTGCGATGCCTGCCCCTAAGCGCGGCGAAATTGTGCGCCAAATTGGTGAGGCTTTGCGCCAATACAAAGAGCCGTTGGGCAAGTTGGTTACCTATGAGATGGGCAAAATCTATCAGGAAGGCTTAGGCGAAGTACAAGAAATGATAGATATTTGCGATTTTGCCGTCGGACTTTCACGCCAACTCTACGGACTCACGATGCACTCTGAACGCCCAAACCACCGCATGTACGAGCAGTATCACCCGCTTGGTATCGTGGGTATCATTTCGGCTTTTAACTTTCCTGTGGCGGTATGGTCTTGGAACGCGATGTTAGCAGCCGTCTGTGGCGACGTGTGCGTGTGGAAACCTTCTGAAAAAACGCCCCTTACCGCCATTGCTTGTCAGCATATTATTGCTGATGTTTTGCGCCGCAATAACCTACCCGAAGGTATTTTTTCTATCATTATCGGTGACGCTGAAATCGGAAAATTGATGGCAGAAGACAAAAATGTGCCGCTGGTTTCTGCCACAGGCTCTACTCGCATGGGCAAAGCCGTAGGCGAAATTGTGGGCAAGCGTTTGGGACGCTCCCTCTTGGAATTAGGGGGCAACAACGCCATCATCATCACGCCTAATGCCGATATAGAAATGGCTATCCGCGCGACTGTCTTTGGCGCAGTAGGCACTTGCGGACAGCGTTGTACCACTACGCGCCGCCTTATCGTACACAAAGACGTGTATGAAACAGTCAAGGAGCGTTTGGTAAAAATTTATGCCTCTTTGCGTATCGGCAATCCTTTGGAAAGCAGCACTTTGGTCGGTCCCCTGATTGATGCAGAGGCTGTGGCAATGTTTAAAAAGGCACTTGAAAAAGTGCAAGCCGAAGGTGGAAAATTGATAACAGGCGGCGAAATTTTAGACCAAAAAGGAAACTATGTCAAGCCTGCTATTGTAGAAGCACAAAATCACTATGAAATGGTGCAAGAGGAAACTTTCGCGCCCATTTTGTACTTATTAAAGTATGAAGGTAGTGTAGAGCAGGCTATCGATATTCAAAATGATGTCAAACAAGGCTTGTCTTCTTCTATCTTTACTGCCAATATGCACGAAGCTGAAACCTTCTTGGCGGCTTGGGGGTCAGATTGTGGCATTGCCAACGTCAATATCGGGACTTCGGGTGCAGAAATTGGGGGTGCTTTTGGTGGTGAAAAAGAAACGGGCGGCGGTAGAGAATCGGGTTCAGATTCTTGGAAAGTCTATATGCGCCGTCAAACCAATACCATCAACTACGGCAAAGACCTACCTTTGGCACAAGGAATTGAGTTTAATGTATAA
- a CDS encoding helix-turn-helix domain-containing protein, producing MRTLHSKPYQQFLVRLNLAREQAGLTQVEVAQKLGKPQSFVSKCEQGERTVDVIDLIKFSKIYHCSLDFFFEEVEI from the coding sequence ATGCGAACTTTACACTCAAAACCTTATCAACAATTTTTAGTCAGATTAAATCTGGCAAGAGAACAAGCAGGCTTGACACAGGTAGAGGTTGCTCAAAAATTAGGCAAACCGCAGTCTTTTGTTTCCAAGTGTGAACAAGGAGAGCGAACGGTTGATGTTATTGATTTGATAAAATTTTCTAAAATTTATCATTGCAGCTTAGATTTTTTCTTTGAAGAAGTTGAAATATGA
- a CDS encoding BglI family type II restriction endonuclease, with protein MKNYNSIRQSLIQDISQIINLEKIYTESILKGLCDNALKIKQDFDKTIALRDFWFRYAPRQRGHKPSGKSLPWGEVGEKVLDAYLYKIIVEIFDNIRFVGLPYGHDIRFVSESAFVQMDIKSTGPTDNTDEVVSSPNQVSGDGLFIDENGVFNSKVLVQGSSKAMEFQPELPPFYLIDNKVFITLTFYLKCVYKVIDLGNQPLDYLEMICVPNGLLMFDSLHYAKNTKGLLTPGKDILTSAHKRTRIKLNPLAQIAKWRCQKIVFSEKGFEIRFR; from the coding sequence ATGAAAAACTACAATTCTATTCGTCAGTCTTTAATTCAAGATATATCTCAAATAATTAATCTTGAAAAAATTTATACAGAAAGTATTTTAAAAGGATTATGTGATAATGCCTTAAAAATAAAACAAGATTTTGATAAAACGATTGCATTGCGAGATTTTTGGTTTCGCTATGCACCTCGTCAGAGAGGACATAAACCAAGTGGAAAATCTTTGCCTTGGGGTGAGGTAGGAGAAAAGGTATTAGATGCCTATCTTTACAAAATTATTGTAGAAATTTTTGATAATATCCGTTTCGTAGGCTTGCCTTACGGACACGACATTCGTTTTGTGAGTGAATCTGCTTTTGTACAGATGGACATCAAATCTACGGGACCGACTGACAACACAGACGAAGTGGTATCGAGTCCTAATCAAGTTTCAGGAGATGGACTTTTTATAGATGAAAATGGTGTTTTTAATTCGAAAGTATTGGTACAAGGCTCTTCAAAGGCTATGGAATTTCAGCCTGAACTTCCACCGTTTTATCTAATTGATAACAAGGTTTTTATCACACTTACTTTTTATCTGAAATGTGTGTACAAGGTTATCGATTTAGGAAATCAGCCTTTGGATTATTTAGAAATGATTTGTGTCCCAAATGGCTTGCTGATGTTTGACAGTTTGCATTATGCAAAAAACACAAAAGGATTGCTGACTCCCGGCAAAGATATTTTGACCTCCGCCCATAAACGGACTCGCATCAAGTTAAATCCTTTGGCTCAAATTGCAAAATGGCGTTGTCAAAAGATTGTTTTTTCAGAAAAGGGTTTTGAGATTCGTTTTCGTTAA